From Microcystis aeruginosa NIES-2549, a single genomic window includes:
- a CDS encoding DUF3110 domain-containing protein, with product MRVFVLLFNAGTENEGIHTIQMGAINKVLMFESEDDATRYALLLEAQDFPTPTVEKIDSEEVAEFCRDAGYQAEMIEAGMLVIPPESNASELDWRKEEVPPAEEEFSEIPDAELDSIRRRLEGLL from the coding sequence ATGCGTGTATTTGTACTACTTTTTAACGCAGGCACAGAAAACGAAGGTATCCACACCATTCAAATGGGAGCTATCAATAAGGTGTTGATGTTTGAATCGGAAGATGATGCCACCCGTTATGCGCTGCTGTTAGAGGCGCAGGATTTCCCGACTCCCACGGTAGAGAAAATTGATTCGGAGGAAGTGGCAGAATTTTGTCGCGATGCCGGCTATCAAGCGGAGATGATTGAAGCGGGTATGTTGGTAATTCCCCCCGAAAGCAATGCCTCCGAGTTGGATTGGCGAAAAGAGGAAGTCCCCCCCGCCGAAGAAGAGTTTTCCGAGATTCCCGATGCGGAGTTGGACAGCATCCGTCGTCGTCTAGAAGGACTTTTGTGA
- a CDS encoding DUF2996 domain-containing protein — protein MAEETTTPATPAAEAEKPAQPAAAKKPKEPTVEEKPFAEFIEQHFQPALAAALQKLGIADMKLSFKQDKIAVQGFSSSPCWQLSGNWLGGMRQFSIYFLEENINGKKAFSQAEGGAQPSTLESFMIDERKVSLDLLLFYTLQRLNGQKWLTRN, from the coding sequence ATGGCAGAAGAAACCACCACTCCCGCAACTCCGGCAGCAGAAGCAGAAAAACCGGCTCAACCTGCGGCTGCTAAAAAACCGAAGGAGCCTACCGTCGAGGAAAAACCCTTTGCTGAATTTATCGAGCAGCATTTTCAACCCGCACTGGCTGCCGCCTTGCAAAAGCTGGGTATAGCTGATATGAAGTTGTCCTTTAAACAGGATAAAATTGCCGTGCAGGGCTTTTCTAGCTCTCCCTGTTGGCAGTTAAGCGGCAATTGGCTCGGGGGAATGCGTCAATTTAGCATTTATTTTTTGGAAGAAAACATCAACGGTAAAAAAGCTTTTTCCCAGGCTGAGGGCGGCGCTCAACCTAGTACACTTGAATCATTTATGATCGATGAAAGGAAAGTTAGTCTTGATTTACTGTTGTTTTACACCCTGCAACGGCTTAACGGTCAAAAGTGGTTGACGAGAAACTAA